The Candidatus Methylomirabilota bacterium genome contains the following window.
CTCGTGTTCGTCTTCCCTGTGGGGATCGAGAAGGCCGATGTCGTGCTCTTGTACGCGCCGAGCTATCCCTGGAGGAGCGATCCCGGCGTGGTGATGCAGCGGGAGGGCGACACGGTGACCATCACGAACGGTCCGGGCGGGCCCACGTATCGCTACCGCGTGGTCGTCGAGCGGGGCCCGCACCTGCTCCTGCGGAGGCTCTAGCGCGCCGGCTCGAGCACGAACAGGACGCCGGCGCTCTTCGCCACCGCCCAGAGCTGGCTCCATCAGGCGTCCGGGACCGGCACGCCGTGTTGGAGCCGCTCGCTCCGTGTCGCCATCTCGGGGTCGCCCGCCACGAGAACGGGTTGGGCGGGGTCCGCCCGCTTCGCTCCCCGGAGCACGTCGACGACCTGGTCGAGGTCCGTCTCGAACTCGCCCTCGGGGCGAAAGGCGCGCGGATCGATCGCCAGGAAGAAGTGGCCGATGTTGTGCGGGTCCGACCGGCCCTGCGTGCGGTTGCGGATCGGCGAGAAGGAGGCGCCCACCAGCGCGCCGCCCAGGATGTGCACCATCAACGCGAGACCCTAGCCCTTGTGGCCACTCACCTCGCGCACGCCGCCGAGCGCCGTGATCCCGCCCTCGGGCCGATCAAATACATAGCCGAACGCCTGCTCCGCGTCCGTGACCGCGCGGCCGTCGCCGTCGATCACCCAGCCCGGCGGGAGGGGCCGGCGGTTGAGCTTGTACTCCTTCACCTTGCCCGCAGCTACGGTCGTGGTGGCCATGTCGAGCAGCACGCGAGGGTTGCGGCTGGCTGGCGCCGCGAACGCGAGCGGGTTGGTGCCCAGGACGGGCTCGGCCACGAACGTCGGCACCATCGTCACGCCGTGGGTGGCCGCCGCGACCATGCCGATCACGGCGCCGGGGCAGGACGCGGGAGCGCAGACAGGCCCCGCTACTGGACGTGGGCGGCACTGATGCGCCGGGCTTTCGACCTTGACGTCCTGCGCTGTCCGCGCTGCGCGGGGCGAATGCAGCGGATGGGCACGATCGATGACCCTGCCGTCATTCAGCGGATCCTCGCCCATCTCGGGCTCCCGGGTGCGAGGGCCGGCCCGCCGTCCCCGTCCTCCGGTGCTCCGGCACGAGCCGAGCAGCAGGCCCTTCATAGCCTGACCATGTAACCGGTGCAGGGAGCCCGGGCGACCGCGGAGGTCTGTGCGGAGCGCTCCGGTGGACGGCGCCCGCTCGCCGCCTCGAGGCCCCGGTTTGACTTGTCGGGTGGGCTCTGACAGGATCGGCGCGAGATGCCACGGTTCATCCGCTCGGTGACACGGGCCCCCAGGGCGGCCGTGTCCGAGAACAGGCGTAATGTTACTGACGCGCTCGGCCGTACTCGCCGGCGTTCCGTCGGGAGATAATCGAATCGGTCCGGCGCGGCCGGACGCCCGAGGAGCTCGCGCGCGACTTCGAGCCCTCGGCCCAGGCGATCCGGAACCGGGGGAAACAAGCGGGGCGCGACGCCGGCCGGCGGACCGACGGCTTCACGACGGAGGAGCGTGACGAGGTGGGTCGACTCCGGCGAGAGGTCCGGCAGCTCCGCGAAGAGCGAGCGATCGGGTTTCCAAGACCGGCGGGCGCCTGGTTCTGGCATGTCCGATAGTTCATGCTCCAACTGACCGAAGCCCCCTTGACTTGGAGCCTCTCTTTGCGGATGCTCGCGGCGGTCGACTCGCCTGGTACCCGACTCCCTCGAGAGGCGGGTAGACGGTGGAAGCAAGACGGTAAGCGGCGCGATGCTGCTGAGAGTGTCCTTGAGGTGGACCGCCAACGATGGCACGCCTCTCAGCCTCTCGGGTCAGCAGGCAGGAATCCCGGACGCGCCCCCAGCATCTCGTCCGCAGCGGCCGCACGGCAGGTTGGAGAGCGTGTCACACGCGTGGCAGCATAATAGGAGAGAGCACATAGGTCCATATCGAAAAGTTTGGCTGACACCGTCGAGCGGAGGGGAGAGCGCCATGGGAAGGCTCTCGTGGCAGTTCGCGCTCGTCGCCGTTGTCGGCGCCGTGGTGCTGAGCTTCAACTTCGGGTCACGTCTGCTTCTGACGAATGACGATACGCGGTTCCCGGTCATGGCCCGCGACGTCCTCGTCAACGGGCACTGGCTGGTCCCGGCCCTTCCGGATGGAACACCTCATCTTGCGAAGCCGCCGCTCGTGGCCTGGCTGATTGCGCTCGCCTCCTGGCTTGCCGGTTCGGTCAGTGTCCGGACGGCCGTCCTGCCTTCCCTGCTGGAAGCGATCGGCGTGGTGCTCCTGACGTACTGGCTCGGACGCCGACTCTTCGATCGGGACGCGGGGGTCGTCGCCGGCCTCACCGTGGCCACCTCCGTCGGGGTCTACCAGATGGCGCACTCCTCGATGCCGGACATGGCGCAGCTGGTCGCGGGGATGGGCGCGATGGCTGTGTACGTGGCCTCCGGGTTCGGAGACCGGCGGGTCTGGCTGATGGCGTTCTACGGCCTCCTCGGGCTCGGATCGCTGGCCAAGGGCGCGGCCGGTTTCATCCCGCTCGCCATCGTGCTCGTTGACACGATCATCGCCCACGGGGTGGTCGGACTGAAGCGGCTAGTGTCGATTCCGGGCTGGGTGGTGCTCATGGCGATCGCCGTCCCCTGGTGGGTCGTGGCCGCCGCGACCGGAGGGCACGACGGATTCGTCAATGGCGTCGTGATGAACGACCAGCTCCTCTATTATTTCGTGCGCCCTGGATGGGGCTGGCGGACGATCCGGG
Protein-coding sequences here:
- a CDS encoding glycosyltransferase family 39 protein translates to MGRLSWQFALVAVVGAVVLSFNFGSRLLLTNDDTRFPVMARDVLVNGHWLVPALPDGTPHLAKPPLVAWLIALASWLAGSVSVRTAVLPSLLEAIGVVLLTYWLGRRLFDRDAGVVAGLTVATSVGVYQMAHSSMPDMAQLVAGMGAMAVYVASGFGDRRVWLMAFYGLLGLGSLAKGAAGFIPLAIVLVDTIIAHGVVGLKRLVSIPGWVVLMAIAVPWWVVAAATGGHDGFVNGVVMNDQLLYYFVRPGWGWRTIREPLVHAVAVLLPWGLLLPFAVRRVLREADPETVRRVRLLLVWLATVFVIMAVSAQQRQRYYIPLCPAAALLIGWWYSTLAWRWRARAFAGAWIAVAAVGGALVTLDTPRYNATTDLTGLRAVLAQAPLPLFSLALQDLALSFNLDRPVVNAKNFQRFEDRVGQGKIEYLIISDRALRAQPVAPCMRRIARGLVTRQPFTVLDPTGCREPASSPDDKRSG